The genomic interval CAGCCCCAATGGCAAAACCGGAGCCTGCGCCAAAGCTGGCGCTCGCCTATGCCGGAAGCGGTGTGGCTGACACATCCGTATCAGCCGAAGCAATTTCCAACCGGTTTGAAGAGCTCACGCGCCTTGGCTTCAGAAGTAGCAAATCCTTCACAGACAACACGACGGCACCATCTCAACCCTCTGCAGACAGTGAGCCTCTGATTCAGTCTATAGAACCAACCACTCTTGCCTATCAGAATGAAGACGATACGCTTTCCATTTTTGATGCAACCGAAGTGACCTCAGAGGATGACAAGACCATCCTCAAACTGGCAGATGCAACAGACCGTCTCGAACAAGAGATGGTTGATAGCAAGGTTATATTGCACAACCTTCTTAATGACTTGCGCTACAAATCAGGTCGCGTTGAGAAACGCATTGCTTCGCTCGGCATCAAAGTAGAAGTGCCTGATGAAAATGCTGCCGTCGGCGGCCCCTACATCCCCATTTCCCAAGATTACAACCATGATCAGCTGGCCGAAGACGCAGAAAAGGTTGAAATTGCGCTAGACCGCTTTGTACAGCTCAAAAATCAGGTCAGAAAACTTCCCATCAACCATCCTCTGCCGACTGGCCACCTCTCGAGCAAATTCGGCATTCGCAAGGACCCGTTTCTAAACCGCATGTCCATGCATTCAGGCATCGATGTCGCGGATCGATATGGCAATCCAATTCGAGCTGCAGGCTCTGGAACAGTCACCTATTCAGGTCCCCGTTCCGGCTACGGCATCATGGTAGAAGTCGACCATGGCAACGGCGTTGTAAGCCGCTATGCCCATATGAGCAAAGCGCTGGCAAAGAAGGGTGAACATGTCAACACCGGTACCATCATTGGCAAGGTTGGCTCAACCGGACGCTCAACGGGCCCTCACCTGCATTTTGAAACCCGCGTAAGTGGCAAAGCAATAAACCCCTACTCTTTCCTTATCGCAGGAAAAGAATTGCATAAGTTGATTTAGGCGTAGTTTTTCTTATCCTAAAAGCTCAAATCAACGCATATCCGAGCAAAAAAATCAACAGAACCGAACGATCAAAGCGCGCGCCAAATGCCTTCATGCTGCGGCCTATAAAAGAAGGCACCATCAGACCGAGCCTTTTGCTTTAACGATCTATGCTGCTTGCTCGTTCCTACCCAAATCTCCGATTGATTTTCCATAGAAAAAGCCCGGTTCCTTGATAAGAACCAGGCTCTTGATCATTGTGTAAAAGCCAAACCAACCGGAGTGAAACCTCAGTTCACCAACAGGTTAGTTCGCCACCACGTTCATCGCTGCGAAAGGTTTGCTTTAGACTAGATCCTCGACCTGATCCTCCCCTTCCGTGCCATACGCACGTTGGGCGAGCGCGGCTTCCATATAAGGTGTCAAAGCGCCATCAAGCACATCTTGCGGACTGGTGCTTTCAACCCCGGTGCGCAAATCCTTGACCAGTTGGTAGGGCTGCAGAACATAAGAGCGGATCTGATGGCCCCAGCCAATATCGGTCTTGGAAGCAGCTTCGGCACTGGCCTTGTCTTCACGAATTTGCAGTTCTCGCTCATACAGACGCGCACGCAACATATCCCATGCCTGAGCGCGGTTCTTGTGCTGTGAGCGTTCATTCTGACACTGCACAACGATCCCCGTCGGATGGTGCGTGATACGAACAGCTGAGTCGGTCGTGTTGACGTGCTGACCACCAGCACCCGAAGCGCGGTAGGTATCGATGCGGCAATCACTCTCATTGATCTCGATTTCGATCGTATCGTCAATCACGGGATAAACCCAGACAGAGGAAAATGACGTATGACGGCGTGCCTGACTGTCAAACGGCGAAATGCGCACCAAGCGATGCACGCCGGACTCAGTCTTTGCCCAACCATAGGCATTCTCGCCTTTGACCATGATGGTCGCAGCCTTGATACCGGCTTCTTCCCCTGCGGTCACCTCAAGAACGTCAACCTTGAAACCGGCCTTCTCGGCCCAGCGCGTATACATCCTGAGCATCATGGATGCCCAGTCCTGGCTTTCGGTTCCACCTGCGCCGGAATGCACTTCGATATAGCAATCCATCCCGTCCGCTTCACCCGAGAGCATGGTCTCGATCTGCTGGCGAGAAATGCTTTTCAAGAGCGCATGAAGCGTGTCTTCCGCATCCTTGATCACATCGGCGTCATCTTCCATCTCGCCCAATTCTATAAGCTCTATGGAATCTTCAAGATCCTGCTTGGCCTTAAGATAGCCATTGATCGCCGATTCCAGCTTCTGGCGTTCCTGCATCAGCTTCTGGGCATTCTGCGGATCGTTCCAAAGATTGGGATCTTCGGCGAGATTATTCAGTTCGAGCAGGCGTTTCTGGGCGACATCCCAGTCAAAGATGCCTCCTCAGCAGAGCAAGACCCTGCTTGATTTCGTCGACTACATTCTGGATTTCTGCGCGCATACTTTTCTCTTCATTCGTCACAGAGAAGGCAGAAGCCCTGCCCTCACATTCAAACTATCAATCTTTCAGGTGACGAGAAGGCGGATGCAACCTTCGCCGCATCCGCCTCTCAACACGATAAGATTTCGGTTTTAATACAGACCACCGGTGCCTTGCGTCAAGGCCTGTTCGGCTTCTTCCGCTGTCACCGGCCGCCCCATATCATCGGTAAAGCCAATAACGGAATAACTGTCTGGCGGTAGCGTTCCTGGCTTGAAGGCCTCCAGAATGACACCGTCACTCTGGGCCGAGGCTCTGAGGCCCGTACGCCGGTCAATTGGAATAAGCTCAATGCCTTCAGGCACCTTGAATGGTTTCTTTGGCTTGTCTTTCAACGCCACCTTCATGAACTCGGCAAAGATCGGAGCTGCCAGATGGCCACCCGTAGCGCCACGCCCCATAGGACGCGGCCGGTCATAACCCACATAGACCCCAACCACCAGATCCGGCGAGAAGCCCACAAACCAGGCGTCACGCTCGTCGTTGGTCGTGCCGGTTTTACCCGCGATCGGCTTGCCAACCACCTTGCGAACAATCGTACCGGTACCGCGTTGAACAACCCCTTCCATCATGGAAGTGATCTGATAGGCGGTCATCGGATCGAGCACCTGTTCACGGTTATCGATCACAGTCGGCTCGCCCTGATGCTCCCAGCGCTGGACATTGCAATTTTCGCAAATGCGCTGATCATGCTTGTAAATGGTTTTACCATAGCGATCCTGCACCCGGTCAACAAAGGTCGGCGTAATCCGTCGCCCACCATTGGCCAGCATCGAATACGCCGTCACCATGCGCAGAACGGTGGTTTCCCCGGCCCCCAGCGCCATAGACAGCACTGGCATCAGATTGTCGTAGATGCCGAAGCGTTTGGCATATTCGGCAACCAACGGCATACCCATATCCTTGGCGAGGCGCACAGTCATGACGTTACGCGAAAGCTCGATACCCAGACGCAAGGTCGATGGACCATAGAATTTGCCGCCATAGTTCTGCGGACGCCAGATGCCCTGTCCACCCCCCTGATCAATCTCGATTGGCGCATCCATAACCACGCTGGAAGGCGTATAGCCATTATCAAGGGCTGTCGCATAAACGAAAGGCTTGAAAGAAGAGCCCGGCTGACGATAGGCCTGCGTGGCTCGGTCAAACTGGCTCTGATCGAAGGAGAAGCCACCCGCGATTGCCAGAATACGGCCGGTCATAGGGTCCATCGCAATCAGAGCACCGGAAACCTCTGGCACCTGCTCAAGTTCGAAGCTGCCGTCGTCATTGGTAGAGACATAGACAACATCTCCCGGCGACAATACATCAGATGCCTTGCGAACCGCCTTGCCCTTTCGGTCTCCCTTGGACCATTTGGCCCATTTAAGACCATCGAATGGAAGAGTCGCGATTTGGCGTTCATTGGCTGACGCATTCTTGTCTTCCTCATCAGGCCGCAAGCCAATGGTTGCTTCCTTGCCTTCAGTGGAGAGCACAACAGCCAATTTCCATTCAGGAACATCCGACAGTGGCTTCTGGTCCAGCAAGGCCTTGCCCCAGTCCCCGGCGATATCGATATTGGTGATCGGCCCGCGCCACCCCTTGCCCTTGTCGAACTTGACAAGACCGTGGTTCAGCGCAACGCGCGCTTCTTCCTGAAGCTTCACATCAAGCGAGGTGCGAACAGAAAGGCCACCATTATAGAGCTTCTCTTCGCCAAATGTCTTGTCGATCCAACGCCGCACTTCCTCAGCAAAATAGTCCGCGGCGAAGATATGCGCGCCTCTTGGGCGGAAGGTCACCTGCAAGTCCGTTGCCTTGGCCTTGTTGGCTTCCTCGACCGTTACATAGCCATTGCTGACCATCTGATCGATAACCCAGTCTCGGCGCTCGATGGCCTTTTCCTTGTGCCGGATCGGATGATAGTTGTTTGGCGCCTTCATCAAGGCTGCCAGATAGGCTGCCTCGGAAAGGGTTAGCTCATGCACAGATTTGTCGAAATAGTTGAGGGAAGCAGATCCAATACCATAGACCCCGATACCGAAATACATCTCGTTGAGATAAAGCTCGAGAATCTCGGGCTTGGTGAAAGTCTGCTCGATACGCATGGAAAGCAGAGCTTCCTTGATCTTGCGCTCGTAGGATTGCTCCGAGGTCAAAAGGAAGTTCTTGGCCACCTGCTGCGTGATGGTCGACGCGCCAACAAGGCGACGATTATGCCCCATATTCTTCAGGTTGGTGACCACAGCACGTGCGATGCCGGTAAAGTCCAGCCCTGCATGGGTGTAGAAATTCTTGTCTTCGGCTGAGATAAAGGCCTCTTTCACACGATCCGGAATAGCTTGAATCGGCAAAAACAAGCGCCGTTCACGCGCATATTCAGCCATCAATTGACCATCGGCGGCATGAATGCGCGTGGTCACAGGGGGCTCATAATTCCGTAAGGCTGTGAAGTCCGGCAATCCGGCCATCATGGAATTCAGGAAGATATATACAGCGGTGGCGATCACAATGAACAGAACCGAACCTGCGGCAAAGAGAAAGCCGAAGAAGCGCCAAATTATCATATCTGTTCCTATTTATCCCGTATTAAAAGAGAGCGTGAAGCAGTGCGCGGCTTCATCCCGCATGATCAGTAAATCGCTGGTTCATGATGCCTCGACATCCCAAAGGCAGCACCTTCTACCGACATAGGCCGCCAAGAGGTCAACCCTGTCTCAATCACGCAAAGACTTATTCTGCCGCCAATCATTTTGCAACCATCACATGACATTGGGGCAGCAAAAGGGCTTTGTTAAGAATTTTATCCGCACCTAATCGGCCCAATTTCGGGCCGATATCCAACAAAACAGGCGGAAAATGGGCATCAAGAACGGTCACGCGCCCTCTAGCCCGATCTGCAAAGGCGCACAGAGCTGCTGATTCTCGGGTTTCACCCCTTGGATGGCACGAACAGGGCGCTGGATTGAACAGACCGCCGGGCAAAGAATCTATTGATGGATTTGACGATGGATTTGATCGCCTTTTCTTGCCATTCCTTCGAGAGGAGATCCGCCCTGTCCTCCTTGTTGGACAGATAGCCCAACTCCAGCAGAACGCTGGGAATGTCCGGCGCCTTGAGCACGCGGAAACCGGCGGATCGCTCGGGCGTTTTTGACAGCCGGATGGACGCCTTGAGCGCCCCGACAAGCGTGCGCGAATAAAGTGCGGAATGATTGGCTGTTTCACGCCTTGTGAGGTCAATCAGAATATCGGCGACGACGTCATCAGACTGGTCGATTTCCAGCCCCGCAATCAGATCAGAGCGATTTTCCTGTTGCGCCAGCTTGTGCGCAACCGCATCCGAAGCGCGTTCAGACAGCGTGTAGACCGTCGCACCGCGAACATAATGCTCACGCACAATATCCGCATGGATCGACAAAAACAGATTAGCCTTGTGTTCCTGGGCGAAGGCGACCCGGTTGGAAAGAGAAATGAACCGATCCGTATCCCGTGTCAGCAAGATGCGGAACTGCCCCTCGGCTTCGAGCGCCTTTTTAAGCGATTTGGCAAAGGAGAGCACAACCTTGCTCTCTTGCACCCGATTGGAAACAGCGCCGGTATCAATGCCGCCATGGCCCGGATCGAGCACAATGAGCGGGCGTGTATCCCCTTCCTCTTTCTCGGCCACAGGGCTACTCGGTGCCTTGGCGATCGGAGCAGGCTGGGGTTTACCATCTGCGCCAATACGGATCACATCGCGTAAAGATTGCTCGGCAAACTCACGTTCACTGACCGCCTCGAGATTGAACACCAGTCGTACAGGATTACCGTCTACTGCGGGAAGGATGTAAGCGCGATCCACCTTGGTTGGCCCGGCCAGATCCAGCACAACGCGTGAGCCGGCATGCCCGAAGCGACCAAAGCGAAAATTCTGCACCATCGCCCGCTCGACTAGCCCCATTCCCTGCTCCATTTCAAAATCCATGTCAGGCAGATCGATCACCAGTCGATATGGGTCTTCCAGAGCAAAAACACTAAAGCCGACAGGCTTGGAAACATCAAGAATGAACTGCGCCTTCTCTGCGCTACCGTCTGTAAGTGCCCCCTTGATAGACACCATGGATCCAGTCTGTTCCTGCGCAGCAAGCGGATTGCAAAGCAAAAGCCCTACAAGCACAAGAAACCATCCGACCAATCTCATAGCTGAAGTCATCTGCCTCTTTCCGTTACAAAGGGGTCTCATCATGGGTCAATATGAAAAAAAGAAATGTGGCAACAAGACAGCAAAACCGTCATTTCAGCCTCTCAAGCCAATCCGCAGAGTGCCGCCTCAGGGTTAACCACATCTTGACAGACAGCTGCTATACACATGTCTGCAAGGAATATCTGTATATTTAAGTATAGATAACAAGCAAAAACAGCGTATCAACTCACTTGTTCAGCCGCCTTGCACTTGCATATTTGTGTAAGGAACCCTACAAAGACCTTTGAGCTATTATTGCCAAGCAATGATCCGATTCGAGAATCCGCATTTCTGACAAAAGATAGAAGCGTCAAGAATGCGTGACTGGCGAAAAGACCCGACGCCCCTCCAAGACCAAGCGTCATCCGGTGTTTCGCGCCGGCGAAGCGGACATACCAGGCTCTGGCAACTAGCCCGGAAATTCGGGATCGGCCCCGAAGACCATAACGATTTCGCGGCAATCTGGAGCGCGTATGTAAAGTCCCGATTGCCTGCCAAGAACCCCTGCCGAGGATGAAAAGCGTCCTCGGACATTGAGTATCAACAAGAGGACCCACCAAGGGATGTGCCAACAATTGAGTTATAAAGCCGGCGATAGCTTTGCAGGAAGACTGCATGCCCTGGCGCTCAGCCATTTGCACAGCCGAGAACCGATAGTGGTTGGGTCGTCATCAGACAAAAGCGGAGAAGCGCGAACCTGCCGAGCGTCGGCTCAGTCGGCCAGAACGGTTGTCGGCGCGCCTTTCCGTGGAGAAAACACTTTATGGCAAATCAAATGCTCGTTGATGCGACGCATCCGGAGGAAACCCGGGTTGTCGTCGTACGCGGCAGTCGGGTTGAGGAATTCGACTTCGAGTCCGCCAATCGCAAGCAATTGCGCGGCAATATCTATCTAGCAAAGGTTACCAGGGTCGAGCCGTCCCTGCAGGCGGCCTTTGTAGATTATGGCGGAAATCGCCACGGCTTCCTTGCATTCAGCGAGATTCATCCGGACTATTATCAAATTCCGATGGCAGACCGTCAGGCTCTTCTTGAAGAAGAACAGAGCCATGACGAGGACGAGATTCACGAAGAAGAAAAGCCGGCCAAGAAGTCAAGACGCCGTCGCTCTTCACGGAAATCAGACAAGCAGTCTGCAAAGACCAATAAGGCCGAAACGTCCGAACAGGAAGACAATGAAGCAACTTCAGACGCTCCGTCCGCTTCTTCCGAGGAACAGGCATCGGACGAAAGCGCTGTTGTTTCTGAAGCTGCGTCTGTTTCTGAAGCAGAGTCTACCGCAAACGTAGAATCCACAGAGAATACTGCAGCTGCAGCCTCACAAGGCGAACAGGTCGCGTCTGAAGAAAGCTCTGAGGAAAGTTCTGAAGACGGGTCTGATGACACCAATACCCCTCCTGCTCAGGCCCACGCTGTCGCTGAAGACGAAAGCGTCAGTGCTGATCCTGATGATCTGGATGACGAAGACGAAGACGAAGACACCCACTCCGCTTCAGATGATGATGAAGACGAGGATGACGACGAAGAAGACACGGATGTAGAACATGTCGGTGCCGAGGATGCTCTGGAAGAAGTTCCGGAACGCCGCAGCCGTCGTCGCGTCAAACAATACAAGATCCAGGAAGTCATCAAACGCCGCCAGATCCTGCTTGTTCAGGTCGTAAAGGAAGAACGTGGCAACAAGGGCGCAGCCCTGACCACCTACCTGTCTCTGGCCGGTCGCTATTCCGTACTGATGCCAAACACGGCACGCGGCGGTGGCATCTCTCGCAAGATCACCAATGTATCGGACCGCAAGCGCCTCAAACAGATTGCCTCCGAGCTGGAAGTGGCTGACGGAATGGGCGTCATCCTGCGCACCGCAGGCGCTTCACGCACCAAGACCGAAATCAAGCGCGACTTCGAATATCTGCTACGTCTGTGGGAGAATGTGCGAGATTTGACGCTCAAATCCGCCGCCCCGATGCTCGTCTATGAAGAAGGCTCGCTGATCAAGCGATCGATACGCGATCTCTATAACAAGGACATTGATCAGGTTCTGGTCGCAGGCGAAGAAGGCTACAAGGAAGCGAAGAGCTTCATGCGCATGCTGATGCCAAGTCACGCGCGCAATGTTCAGCCATACCGCGAGCCACAACCGATCTTCACGCGCCTTGGCATCGAAAGCCAGCTGGACGCGATGTTCAGTCCGCAGGTTACTTTAAAGTCCGGCGGCTATATCGTGATCGACCAGACCGAGGCCCTCGTCTCCATCGACGTGAACTCCGGCCGTTCGACCCGCGAACACAATATTGAAGACACCGCCCTTTCTACCAACCTTGAAGCCGCTGAAGAAATTTCACGCCAGCTGCGCCTGCGCGACCTTGCCGGTCTTGTCGTGATCGACTTCATCGACATGGAAGAAAAGCGCAACAACCGCGCCGTTGAAAAACGCCTCAAGGATTGCCTGAAATCAGATCGTGCCCGCATTCAGGTTGGCCGTATCTCACACTTCGGCCTGATGGAAATGTCTCGTCAGCGCATCCGTACCGGAGTGCTCGAGAGCACCATGGATCCCTGTCCGCATTGCCAGGGCACTGGCTATGTGCGCGCTGCTTCATCTGTTGCGCTGTTGGTTCTACGCACGATCGAAGATCATCTACTTAAGGGCGTCAACCACCATGTCGTTGTGCGCACACGCGGCAATGTGGCGCTCTATATCCTCAACCAAAAACGCGAGAATCTGTTCGAGCTGGAAAACCGCTTTGGCGTCCACATCCATGTGGAAGTGGACGATCATATGGAAGGCAAGCATCTCGAGATTGATCGCGGCGAACCGCTTGATCAGCCGGTAGCGCCAACGCCAACCATCTCCATGCAGGCCATGGAAGTGGTTGTTGATGAAGAAGATGAAGCCTTCGAAGCCTATGAGCAGGCTGAAGAGGAGAAGGAGCGCGAAGAAGAAAGCAGCTCCAAGAAACGTCGCCGTCGTCGTCGTCGCAAGAAGGCCCAATCGGAGGCCAGATTTTCCCGCGATGAAGACAGCGATCAGGACGACGGAGAAAATAGCGACGGGTCAAACGACGCTACCGAGCAATCCGCAGA from uncultured Cohaesibacter sp. carries:
- a CDS encoding M23 family metallopeptidase, which produces MLSEGRSREFGRRREPHRIIITHGDTVQDFIVRPWVVSGLTFFGILFSIMYLSATAYLVFRDDILSYSRAEQAQMQNQYEDRIAQLRSQIDRIASRQMLDQQALESHVQKLMQKQADFEAYSSVLDPIINKAREAGLPISSELKVPLPKKAPWRAKEKQASAPMAKPEPAPKLALAYAGSGVADTSVSAEAISNRFEELTRLGFRSSKSFTDNTTAPSQPSADSEPLIQSIEPTTLAYQNEDDTLSIFDATEVTSEDDKTILKLADATDRLEQEMVDSKVILHNLLNDLRYKSGRVEKRIASLGIKVEVPDENAAVGGPYIPISQDYNHDQLAEDAEKVEIALDRFVQLKNQVRKLPINHPLPTGHLSSKFGIRKDPFLNRMSMHSGIDVADRYGNPIRAAGSGTVTYSGPRSGYGIMVEVDHGNGVVSRYAHMSKALAKKGEHVNTGTIIGKVGSTGRSTGPHLHFETRVSGKAINPYSFLIAGKELHKLI
- the prfB gene encoding peptide chain release factor 2 (programmed frameshift) → MRAEIQNVVDEIKQGLALLRRHLDWDVAQKRLLELNNLAEDPNLWNDPQNAQKLMQERQKLESAINGYLKAKQDLEDSIELIELGEMEDDADVIKDAEDTLHALLKSISRQQIETMLSGEADGMDCYIEVHSGAGGTESQDWASMMLRMYTRWAEKAGFKVDVLEVTAGEEAGIKAATIMVKGENAYGWAKTESGVHRLVRISPFDSQARRHTSFSSVWVYPVIDDTIEIEINESDCRIDTYRASGAGGQHVNTTDSAVRITHHPTGIVVQCQNERSQHKNRAQAWDMLRARLYERELQIREDKASAEAASKTDIGWGHQIRSYVLQPYQLVKDLRTGVESTSPQDVLDGALTPYMEAALAQRAYGTEGEDQVEDLV
- a CDS encoding penicillin-binding protein 1A; amino-acid sequence: MIIWRFFGFLFAAGSVLFIVIATAVYIFLNSMMAGLPDFTALRNYEPPVTTRIHAADGQLMAEYARERRLFLPIQAIPDRVKEAFISAEDKNFYTHAGLDFTGIARAVVTNLKNMGHNRRLVGASTITQQVAKNFLLTSEQSYERKIKEALLSMRIEQTFTKPEILELYLNEMYFGIGVYGIGSASLNYFDKSVHELTLSEAAYLAALMKAPNNYHPIRHKEKAIERRDWVIDQMVSNGYVTVEEANKAKATDLQVTFRPRGAHIFAADYFAEEVRRWIDKTFGEEKLYNGGLSVRTSLDVKLQEEARVALNHGLVKFDKGKGWRGPITNIDIAGDWGKALLDQKPLSDVPEWKLAVVLSTEGKEATIGLRPDEEDKNASANERQIATLPFDGLKWAKWSKGDRKGKAVRKASDVLSPGDVVYVSTNDDGSFELEQVPEVSGALIAMDPMTGRILAIAGGFSFDQSQFDRATQAYRQPGSSFKPFVYATALDNGYTPSSVVMDAPIEIDQGGGQGIWRPQNYGGKFYGPSTLRLGIELSRNVMTVRLAKDMGMPLVAEYAKRFGIYDNLMPVLSMALGAGETTVLRMVTAYSMLANGGRRITPTFVDRVQDRYGKTIYKHDQRICENCNVQRWEHQGEPTVIDNREQVLDPMTAYQITSMMEGVVQRGTGTIVRKVVGKPIAGKTGTTNDERDAWFVGFSPDLVVGVYVGYDRPRPMGRGATGGHLAAPIFAEFMKVALKDKPKKPFKVPEGIELIPIDRRTGLRASAQSDGVILEAFKPGTLPPDSYSVIGFTDDMGRPVTAEEAEQALTQGTGGLY
- a CDS encoding N-acetylmuramoyl-L-alanine amidase codes for the protein MTSAMRLVGWFLVLVGLLLCNPLAAQEQTGSMVSIKGALTDGSAEKAQFILDVSKPVGFSVFALEDPYRLVIDLPDMDFEMEQGMGLVERAMVQNFRFGRFGHAGSRVVLDLAGPTKVDRAYILPAVDGNPVRLVFNLEAVSEREFAEQSLRDVIRIGADGKPQPAPIAKAPSSPVAEKEEGDTRPLIVLDPGHGGIDTGAVSNRVQESKVVLSFAKSLKKALEAEGQFRILLTRDTDRFISLSNRVAFAQEHKANLFLSIHADIVREHYVRGATVYTLSERASDAVAHKLAQQENRSDLIAGLEIDQSDDVVADILIDLTRRETANHSALYSRTLVGALKASIRLSKTPERSAGFRVLKAPDIPSVLLELGYLSNKEDRADLLSKEWQEKAIKSIVKSINRFFARRSVQSSALFVPSKG
- a CDS encoding Rne/Rng family ribonuclease, which translates into the protein MANQMLVDATHPEETRVVVVRGSRVEEFDFESANRKQLRGNIYLAKVTRVEPSLQAAFVDYGGNRHGFLAFSEIHPDYYQIPMADRQALLEEEQSHDEDEIHEEEKPAKKSRRRRSSRKSDKQSAKTNKAETSEQEDNEATSDAPSASSEEQASDESAVVSEAASVSEAESTANVESTENTAAAASQGEQVASEESSEESSEDGSDDTNTPPAQAHAVAEDESVSADPDDLDDEDEDEDTHSASDDDEDEDDDEEDTDVEHVGAEDALEEVPERRSRRRVKQYKIQEVIKRRQILLVQVVKEERGNKGAALTTYLSLAGRYSVLMPNTARGGGISRKITNVSDRKRLKQIASELEVADGMGVILRTAGASRTKTEIKRDFEYLLRLWENVRDLTLKSAAPMLVYEEGSLIKRSIRDLYNKDIDQVLVAGEEGYKEAKSFMRMLMPSHARNVQPYREPQPIFTRLGIESQLDAMFSPQVTLKSGGYIVIDQTEALVSIDVNSGRSTREHNIEDTALSTNLEAAEEISRQLRLRDLAGLVVIDFIDMEEKRNNRAVEKRLKDCLKSDRARIQVGRISHFGLMEMSRQRIRTGVLESTMDPCPHCQGTGYVRAASSVALLVLRTIEDHLLKGVNHHVVVRTRGNVALYILNQKRENLFELENRFGVHIHVEVDDHMEGKHLEIDRGEPLDQPVAPTPTISMQAMEVVVDEEDEAFEAYEQAEEEKEREEESSSKKRRRRRRRKKAQSEARFSRDEDSDQDDGENSDGSNDATEQSAESSDGDNNGEERPKKSRRRGRRGGRRNRRNRNSDTEAQEMTAEAMEVVGESPAVYDQAEVKSESDSSASSTEEAATDTSPDQSSTDAPVPAELSPEAADIAAVSPEQSDDNPSTSDDVPQAHEDAVGEAEPTPVIVAPTEAAPDDSAPVEPTSAESTPEQIASDEDNSEAPAATAEAITTETADEAVKEEATEEQTASEPDQSSEVSAEQPISAASEDAVAAKSEPEKAKEEDNRPKRTGWWNRSGFF